In Pseudomonas fluorescens, a genomic segment contains:
- a CDS encoding lysophospholipid acyltransferase family protein translates to MLFLLRMLLMGLHFIAAGGLGVLVGICRPFNPDNSRLCARLYALPAMWILRLNVKADVDSLRNKPGTCVIIANHQSNYDLFVLGTVVPHRTVCIAKKSLKWVPLFGQLFWLAGNVLIDRGNAYKARRAMLTTTHTLQHKDTSIWVFPEGTRNLGSGLMPFKKGAFHMAVAAGVPIVQVCVSNYVTHMRLNRWNSGDVLIRSLPPIPTIGLTSDDIPALMQACHAQMDECIKAMDLELQSAATIELASS, encoded by the coding sequence ATGCTTTTTCTGTTGCGTATGTTATTGATGGGCCTGCACTTTATTGCCGCCGGTGGGCTGGGCGTGCTGGTGGGAATCTGCCGGCCGTTCAACCCGGACAACAGCCGCCTGTGTGCCCGCCTGTATGCACTGCCGGCCATGTGGATCTTGCGCCTGAACGTGAAGGCCGACGTGGACTCGTTGCGCAACAAGCCCGGTACGTGCGTGATCATCGCCAACCACCAGTCCAACTATGACTTGTTTGTGCTCGGCACCGTGGTGCCGCACCGCACGGTGTGCATCGCCAAGAAAAGCCTGAAATGGGTGCCGTTGTTCGGCCAGTTGTTCTGGCTGGCGGGCAATGTGCTGATCGACCGGGGCAATGCATACAAGGCACGCCGGGCGATGCTGACCACCACCCATACCTTGCAGCACAAGGACACGTCGATCTGGGTATTCCCGGAAGGCACGCGTAACCTGGGCAGTGGCCTGATGCCGTTCAAGAAGGGCGCGTTTCATATGGCGGTGGCCGCGGGTGTGCCAATCGTGCAGGTGTGCGTGAGCAATTACGTCACCCATATGCGACTGAACCGCTGGAACAGCGGTGATGTACTCATACGCTCATTGCCGCCGATTCCTACCATCGGCCTGACTTCGGATGACATCCCGGCGTTGATGCAGGCGTGTCATGCGCAGATGGATGAGTGCATCAAGGCAATGGACCTGGAACTGCAAAGTGCCGCAACAATAGAACTCGCTTCAAGCTAA
- a CDS encoding crotonase/enoyl-CoA hydratase family protein — MSELISYHLEDGIATLTLSNGKVNAISPAVVSAFNEALDQAEKDRAVVIITGTPGILSGGYDLKVMTAGPKEAISLVTSGSTLARRLLSHPFPVIVACPGHAVAKGAFLLLSVDYRIGVEGPFSIGLNEVAIGMTMHHAGIELARDRLRKSAFHRSVINAEMFDPQGALQAGFLDKVVAPEELHAAALEAARQLKKLNMNAHKHTKLKVRSGLLEALDDAIIQDQGHILS; from the coding sequence ATGAGTGAGTTGATCTCCTACCACCTCGAAGACGGTATCGCCACACTGACCTTGAGCAACGGCAAGGTGAACGCCATTTCTCCAGCGGTGGTCAGCGCATTTAACGAAGCGCTGGATCAGGCAGAGAAAGACCGGGCGGTGGTGATCATCACCGGTACACCGGGGATTTTGTCGGGTGGCTACGATTTGAAGGTGATGACGGCCGGCCCTAAAGAGGCTATCAGCCTGGTGACGTCGGGCTCGACGCTGGCACGTCGTCTGTTGTCGCACCCGTTCCCGGTGATCGTCGCTTGCCCAGGCCATGCGGTGGCCAAGGGCGCGTTCCTGCTGTTGTCGGTGGATTATCGGATTGGTGTCGAGGGCCCGTTCAGTATCGGCCTGAATGAGGTGGCGATCGGCATGACCATGCACCATGCGGGTATCGAACTGGCGCGGGATCGTCTGCGTAAGTCGGCGTTTCATCGCTCGGTGATCAATGCCGAGATGTTTGACCCGCAGGGCGCGTTGCAGGCCGGCTTCCTCGATAAGGTGGTGGCGCCGGAGGAGTTGCACGCAGCGGCGCTGGAAGCCGCACGGCAGTTGAAGAAGCTCAATATGAACGCGCACAAGCACACCAAGTTGAAAGTGCGCAGTGGGCTGCTGGAAGCCTTGGACGATGCCATCATCCAGGATCAGGGCCATATCCTCAGCTAA
- a CDS encoding DMT family transporter produces the protein MNLSIVYALAAAALFGASTPLAKSLGLGLSPILLAGLLYLGSGIGLSAVRLIRDRGWKPTGLTAPEWPWLLGAIAFGGILGPVALMFGLTRTTGSTASLMLNLESVLTAVIAWLVFRENADRRIVLGMLAIVLGGVVLSWPEGGGPSHDWTGPLAVAVACLCWGIDNNLTRKVSASDALFIAGAKGLMAGLVNCSLALYLGAQLPSAAQLGPILLVGFLGYGISLVLFVLALRGLGSARTGAYFSTAPFLGAAIALLALGESVSAAFWIASALMAVGVWLHLTERHAHEHQHEATEHGHWHVHDEHHQHEHGFEWDAKVPHSHVHMHGAMKHSHAHFPDVHHRHRH, from the coding sequence ATGAACCTCAGTATCGTCTACGCACTCGCCGCCGCCGCGCTGTTCGGCGCCAGCACCCCGCTCGCCAAAAGCCTCGGCCTGGGCCTCTCGCCCATCTTGCTCGCCGGCCTGCTCTACCTCGGCAGCGGTATTGGCCTGAGTGCCGTACGCCTCATCCGTGATCGCGGCTGGAAACCCACCGGCCTGACCGCACCTGAATGGCCCTGGCTGCTCGGTGCCATCGCATTCGGCGGCATCCTCGGCCCCGTGGCCCTGATGTTCGGCCTTACCCGCACCACCGGCTCGACGGCCTCCCTGATGCTCAACCTAGAATCGGTACTGACCGCCGTCATCGCCTGGCTGGTATTCCGGGAAAACGCGGATCGACGCATCGTCCTCGGCATGCTCGCCATCGTGCTGGGCGGCGTCGTGCTGTCATGGCCCGAAGGCGGCGGCCCAAGCCACGACTGGACCGGCCCGCTGGCAGTAGCCGTGGCCTGCCTGTGCTGGGGGATCGATAACAACCTGACGCGCAAGGTGTCGGCGTCGGACGCACTGTTTATCGCCGGCGCCAAGGGGTTGATGGCGGGCCTGGTCAATTGCAGCCTGGCGCTTTATCTCGGCGCGCAGCTACCCAGTGCCGCGCAACTGGGGCCGATCCTGTTGGTCGGCTTCCTGGGCTACGGCATCAGCCTGGTCCTGTTTGTACTGGCACTGCGCGGGCTGGGCAGCGCGCGCACGGGGGCCTATTTCTCGACCGCGCCGTTCCTGGGCGCCGCGATTGCGCTGCTGGCGTTGGGGGAGTCGGTGTCAGCGGCCTTCTGGATAGCGTCCGCGCTGATGGCCGTAGGGGTGTGGCTGCACCTGACGGAGCGGCACGCCCATGAGCATCAACATGAAGCGACTGAGCACGGGCATTGGCATGTGCACGATGAACATCACCAGCATGAGCATGGGTTTGAGTGGGATGCGAAGGTGCCACATAGTCATGTGCATATGCATGGTGCGATGAAGCATAGCCATGCACATTTTCCGGATGTGCATCATCGGCATAGGCATTGA
- a CDS encoding gamma-glutamylcyclotransferase family protein codes for MERSTEFPVLLFSYGTLQDKAVQLANFGRELSGHHDAMLGYSQRWVEITDPHVLATSGKTHHPIVAPTLEQGASVDGMVFQITEQELAAADAYEVSDYKRVSVALASGLTAWVYVQA; via the coding sequence ATGGAACGCTCAACCGAATTTCCCGTGCTGTTGTTTTCCTACGGCACCTTGCAGGACAAAGCCGTACAACTGGCTAACTTCGGCCGCGAACTGAGCGGCCATCACGACGCCATGCTGGGCTACTCGCAACGCTGGGTAGAAATCACCGACCCGCACGTCCTGGCCACCAGTGGCAAGACCCATCATCCGATCGTGGCGCCGACCCTCGAGCAAGGCGCCAGCGTCGACGGGATGGTGTTCCAGATCACCGAGCAGGAGCTGGCGGCGGCGGATGCGTACGAAGTGTCGGACTACAAGCGGGTATCGGTGGCGCTGGCCTCGGGCCTCACCGCGTGGGTGTATGTGCAAGCCTGA
- a CDS encoding M24 family metallopeptidase: protein MSAQPKEAVGAAYSIESMRYAQAMTWQAIEHLSQRIRPGMLESQARELGKQVLADLNMQRIWHPLLVRFGANTLKTFKQRSEGDPVLGDNDIFFIDMGAVWQGHEGDAGATFATGTDPDMIACASAAKELFDRVQSRWKNDQVVGLELYRYAEEQARAMGWRLNLDIKGHRVSDFPHAIHRGGDLGDFEHCPNAGLWILEIQIAHPTQPYGAFYEDLLA from the coding sequence GTGTCCGCACAACCCAAAGAAGCCGTGGGCGCCGCCTACAGCATCGAATCCATGCGCTACGCCCAGGCCATGACCTGGCAAGCCATCGAACACCTTTCACAGCGCATCCGCCCCGGTATGCTCGAGTCCCAAGCGCGTGAACTGGGCAAGCAAGTGCTCGCCGACCTGAACATGCAACGCATCTGGCACCCGCTGCTGGTGCGCTTCGGCGCCAACACCCTCAAGACCTTCAAGCAACGTTCCGAAGGCGACCCGGTGCTGGGCGACAACGATATATTCTTCATCGACATGGGCGCCGTGTGGCAAGGCCACGAAGGTGACGCCGGCGCGACATTCGCCACCGGCACCGACCCGGACATGATCGCCTGCGCCAGCGCCGCCAAGGAGCTGTTCGACCGCGTACAATCGCGCTGGAAAAACGACCAGGTGGTCGGCCTCGAACTCTACCGCTACGCCGAAGAACAAGCGCGCGCCATGGGCTGGCGGTTGAACCTGGACATCAAGGGCCACCGTGTCAGCGACTTTCCCCACGCCATTCATCGTGGCGGCGACCTGGGTGATTTCGAGCACTGTCCGAATGCCGGGTTGTGGATTCTCGAGATCCAGATCGCCCACCCGACCCAACCCTACGGCGCCTTCTACGAAGACCTGCTCGCCTGA
- a CDS encoding DUF4337 domain-containing protein: MSEAFEVPSPHEKHIEHTTEHAHGRGDSFASRIAVMTALMATLGAMLSYQAGSTESEAAMDKNNAAIIKTEAANQWNYYQAKSSRQNLAELATHIPGVDAAHYKDEIERYRNQKEEVRKQAEKLEATSKAWDEKSEQALHQHHRWAQAMTAIQIAISLAAITLLTRKEWLKRLSYTAAGVAMLLGSLAWLHV, encoded by the coding sequence ATGTCCGAAGCCTTCGAAGTCCCCAGCCCCCACGAAAAACACATCGAACACACCACTGAACATGCCCACGGACGCGGCGACAGTTTCGCCAGCCGCATCGCCGTGATGACCGCCCTGATGGCCACCTTGGGTGCCATGCTCAGCTACCAGGCCGGCTCCACCGAAAGCGAAGCGGCGATGGACAAGAACAACGCCGCCATCATCAAGACCGAAGCCGCCAACCAATGGAACTACTACCAGGCCAAATCCAGCCGGCAAAACCTGGCGGAACTGGCCACCCATATTCCTGGTGTGGACGCCGCGCACTACAAGGATGAGATCGAGCGCTACAGGAACCAGAAGGAAGAAGTGCGCAAGCAGGCCGAGAAACTCGAAGCGACCTCGAAAGCCTGGGATGAAAAATCCGAACAGGCGCTGCACCAGCATCACCGCTGGGCCCAAGCGATGACCGCGATCCAGATCGCGATCTCGTTGGCGGCGATCACGTTGTTGACGAGGAAAGAGTGGTTGAAGCGGCTGTCGTATACGGCAGCGGGTGTGGCGATGCTGCTGGGGAGCCTGGCCTGGTTGCATGTCTGA
- a CDS encoding LysR family transcriptional regulator translates to MVSSIGWELYRSFLGVLKEGSLSGAARLLGITQPTVGRHIAALESALGVVLFTRSPTGLLPTAVAHTLRAHAETMERTAAALERAASSQGDEVRGVVRVSASEVVGVEVLPSIITHLRRQHPHLKVELVLTNRLSDLLQLEADIAVRMVRPSQEQLLAQRIGLIEVGLHARDDYLQQHGIPQVLKDLTDHSVIGYDQANAFIRSVAITGFERSDFAFSSDSDLAQLALIRAGAGIGGCQVQLAKRDPRLRRVLPQAFALKLDTWVTMHEDLRNSPRCRVTFDALVQGLQRYVQD, encoded by the coding sequence ATGGTATCAAGCATTGGATGGGAGCTTTACCGGTCGTTCCTCGGGGTACTCAAGGAGGGGTCGCTGTCAGGGGCCGCGCGGCTGCTTGGCATTACACAGCCCACGGTCGGTCGGCACATCGCTGCGCTGGAAAGTGCCCTGGGCGTGGTGCTGTTCACCCGCTCCCCCACGGGCTTACTGCCCACCGCGGTAGCCCACACCTTGCGCGCCCATGCCGAAACCATGGAGCGCACCGCCGCCGCCCTTGAGCGCGCCGCGTCATCTCAGGGCGACGAAGTGCGCGGCGTGGTGCGCGTGTCGGCCAGCGAAGTGGTCGGCGTGGAAGTGCTGCCGTCGATCATCACGCACTTGCGCCGGCAGCACCCGCATCTCAAGGTCGAACTGGTACTGACCAACCGCCTCAGCGACCTACTGCAACTGGAAGCCGACATCGCCGTGCGCATGGTGCGCCCGAGCCAGGAACAACTGCTGGCACAGCGCATCGGCCTGATCGAAGTCGGCCTGCACGCCCGCGACGATTACCTGCAACAACACGGCATACCCCAGGTGTTGAAAGACCTCACCGACCATTCGGTGATCGGCTACGACCAGGCCAACGCGTTTATCCGCAGCGTGGCCATCACCGGCTTCGAACGCAGCGACTTTGCCTTCAGCAGCGACAGCGACCTGGCCCAACTGGCCCTGATCCGCGCCGGCGCCGGTATCGGTGGATGCCAGGTGCAATTGGCCAAACGAGACCCGCGCTTGCGGCGCGTATTGCCGCAGGCCTTCGCGCTGAAACTCGACACCTGGGTGACCATGCATGAAGACCTGCGCAACAGCCCGCGCTGCCGGGTCACATTCGATGCCCTCGTGCAGGGTTTGCAGCGTTACGTACAGGATTGA
- a CDS encoding NAD-dependent epimerase/dehydratase family protein, with protein sequence MSKVLVLGATGGIGGEVARQLSAAGWEVCALTRDVDKARRQNPALTWLKGDALDRAAVIAAARGCAVIVHGVNPPGYRHWAEQVLPMIDNSIAAAIAEGATIVLPGTVYNFGPDAFPVLHEDSPQHPQTRKGAIRVQLEQRLREASQQGARVLIVRAGDFFGTRLANNWFAQGLVKPGKPVRRVSYPGAPGVAHQWAYLPDVARTVLELIERRATLDAFACFHMAGHVDTDGTQMTQAIQRVVLRRTGQQPQVGAFPWWLLTLAMPFVVTMREMQEMRYLWHTPLRLDNQRLLATLGHEPHTPLEQAVEATLEGLGCLPTPAWSGAHTPQG encoded by the coding sequence ATGAGCAAGGTTCTGGTATTGGGTGCCACCGGTGGCATTGGCGGCGAAGTGGCGCGGCAGTTGAGCGCGGCGGGCTGGGAGGTGTGTGCGTTGACCCGGGATGTCGACAAGGCCCGTCGCCAGAATCCCGCCCTTACCTGGCTCAAGGGCGATGCCCTTGATCGCGCGGCGGTGATCGCGGCCGCCCGTGGTTGCGCGGTGATCGTCCACGGGGTCAACCCGCCGGGCTACCGCCATTGGGCCGAGCAGGTGCTGCCGATGATCGACAACAGCATCGCCGCCGCCATCGCCGAAGGTGCCACCATCGTACTGCCCGGTACGGTCTACAACTTCGGGCCGGATGCGTTTCCCGTGTTGCACGAAGACTCGCCCCAGCACCCGCAGACTCGCAAGGGCGCGATCCGGGTCCAGCTTGAGCAACGTTTACGGGAGGCGTCCCAGCAGGGCGCCCGGGTGTTGATCGTGCGCGCCGGTGACTTTTTCGGTACCCGGCTGGCCAATAACTGGTTTGCCCAAGGGTTGGTCAAACCCGGCAAACCCGTACGCCGCGTCAGCTATCCCGGTGCCCCTGGGGTGGCCCATCAATGGGCCTACCTGCCGGATGTGGCGCGTACCGTGTTGGAGTTGATCGAGCGCCGCGCGACCCTCGACGCCTTCGCCTGTTTTCATATGGCCGGGCATGTGGATACGGATGGCACGCAGATGACCCAGGCGATCCAGCGCGTGGTGTTGCGCCGGACAGGCCAGCAACCCCAGGTCGGCGCGTTCCCCTGGTGGCTGTTGACGTTGGCGATGCCCTTTGTCGTGACCATGCGCGAGATGCAGGAGATGCGCTACCTGTGGCACACCCCGTTGCGCCTGGATAACCAGCGCTTGCTGGCGACCCTCGGCCACGAGCCCCACACCCCGCTGGAGCAGGCAGTAGAGGCCACATTGGAGGGCTTGGGTTGCTTGCCTACGCCCGCCTGGTCAGGCGCACATACACCGCAAGGTTGA
- a CDS encoding DUF2784 domain-containing protein, with product MLYRLAADSLVLFHLSFIVFVLFGGLLALKWRGVLWLHGPAVAWGIAVEVFHLPCPLTRWENLFRHLAGQDGYGGGFIEHYILTLIYPAGLTPNIQLVLGAVVVLVNLAVYVRLTRRA from the coding sequence ATGCTCTACCGTCTGGCCGCCGACAGCCTGGTGCTGTTCCATCTGTCCTTCATTGTGTTCGTGCTGTTCGGCGGGTTGCTCGCCCTCAAGTGGCGTGGGGTGCTGTGGCTGCATGGACCTGCGGTCGCCTGGGGCATTGCGGTGGAGGTGTTCCACCTGCCGTGTCCGCTGACCCGCTGGGAAAACCTGTTTCGCCACCTGGCCGGGCAAGACGGCTATGGCGGTGGCTTTATCGAGCATTACATCCTGACGCTGATCTACCCCGCCGGCCTGACGCCGAACATTCAACTGGTGTTGGGCGCCGTGGTGGTGCTGGTCAACCTTGCGGTGTATGTGCGCCTGACCAGGCGGGCGTAG
- a CDS encoding HAD-IA family hydrolase translates to MNAPRTAAPIKAVIFDMDGLLLDTEGIYTEVTQIIAERYGRTYDWGIKQHIIGRGAQDLADYVVKALDLPITSAQFLEIREPLMSERFPRALGMPGAEALVRHLKAHNIPIAVGTSSSRNSFGHKTTLHREWFSLFGTIVTADDPEVGAAKPAPDIFLTAARRLGIAPQDCLVFEDSPFGVTAAKAARMTAIAVPDEAMADSKYHHADQIIRKLADFDLAAYGLPPMS, encoded by the coding sequence ATGAATGCACCGCGTACCGCCGCTCCGATCAAGGCCGTCATTTTCGATATGGACGGTTTGCTGCTGGATACAGAAGGCATCTACACCGAAGTGACGCAGATCATCGCCGAACGCTACGGCCGTACCTATGACTGGGGGATCAAGCAGCACATCATCGGGCGAGGCGCCCAGGACCTGGCCGACTATGTGGTCAAGGCGCTGGACTTGCCGATCACATCGGCGCAATTCCTCGAAATCCGTGAACCGCTGATGAGCGAGCGGTTCCCCAGGGCCCTGGGCATGCCCGGTGCCGAGGCGTTGGTGCGGCACTTGAAGGCGCACAATATTCCGATTGCCGTGGGCACCAGTTCGTCGCGCAATTCGTTTGGCCATAAAACCACCCTGCACCGCGAGTGGTTCAGCCTGTTCGGCACCATCGTCACCGCTGACGACCCGGAAGTCGGTGCCGCCAAACCTGCGCCGGACATCTTCCTCACCGCCGCCCGCCGCCTGGGTATCGCGCCACAGGACTGCCTGGTGTTCGAAGACTCACCGTTCGGCGTCACCGCTGCAAAAGCCGCGCGCATGACCGCCATCGCCGTGCCTGATGAAGCCATGGCCGACAGCAAGTACCACCACGCCGACCAGATCATCCGCAAACTCGCGGACTTTGACCTGGCGGCCTATGGCTTGCCGCCAATGTCCTGA
- a CDS encoding 3-oxoacyl-ACP reductase family protein — protein sequence MTTHNLSGKVALIQGGSRGIGAAIVKRLAAQGAAVAFTYVSSAAKAEELQNDVLSTGGKALAIHADSADAAAIRNAVNATVKAFGRLDILVNNAGVLAIAPLEDFKLEDFDQTLAINVRSVFIATQEAAKHMGEGGRVINIGSTNAERMPFGGGGPYAMSKAALVGLTKGLARDLGPRGITINNVQPGPVDTDMNPANSEFAESLIGLMAVGRYGHVEEIASFVAYLAGPEAGYITGASLTIDGGFSA from the coding sequence ATGACCACCCACAACCTCAGCGGCAAAGTTGCCTTGATTCAAGGCGGTTCCCGTGGCATCGGCGCTGCCATCGTCAAGCGCCTGGCGGCGCAGGGCGCAGCCGTCGCGTTTACCTACGTCAGCTCGGCCGCAAAGGCTGAGGAACTGCAAAACGATGTGCTCAGCACAGGCGGCAAGGCCCTGGCGATCCATGCCGACAGTGCCGATGCGGCAGCGATTCGCAATGCCGTGAATGCCACCGTCAAAGCGTTTGGCCGCCTGGATATCCTGGTGAACAACGCTGGCGTACTGGCCATCGCACCGCTGGAAGACTTCAAGCTGGAAGACTTCGACCAGACGTTGGCGATCAACGTGCGCAGTGTGTTTATCGCGACCCAGGAAGCCGCCAAGCATATGGGCGAAGGTGGCCGGGTGATCAACATCGGCAGCACCAACGCCGAGCGCATGCCGTTTGGCGGGGGTGGGCCATACGCGATGAGCAAGGCCGCGCTGGTCGGCTTGACCAAAGGGTTGGCGCGAGACCTGGGGCCACGTGGGATCACCATCAATAATGTGCAACCGGGGCCGGTGGACACCGATATGAACCCGGCGAACAGCGAATTTGCCGAGAGCCTGATCGGGTTGATGGCAGTCGGGCGTTATGGGCATGTGGAAGAGATTGCCAGCTTTGTGGCGTATCTGGCCGGGCCTGAAGCCGGGTATATCACCGGTGCCAGCCTGACTATCGACGGTGGGTTCAGCGCCTGA
- a CDS encoding LysR family transcriptional regulator, with amino-acid sequence MESFGGIECFVRSAEGGSFAEAARHLSLTPAAVGKSVAKLEVRLGVRLFQRSTRRLALTEAGKLFLEEVSGSLTTIQNAVANLASAEGRPVGTLKVSMGTVFGNRYVVPLLGAFMQRFPDIRPDWHFDNRQVDLIGQGFDAAIGGGFELPQGVVARKLAPAHRVLVASPDYLAQRPAVLLPEDLSRCSGILIRSPQTGRVRSWQLTSLAREQRPLQLKPGMTMSDSEAACCASAQGLGIALVSMPMAVPFLHSGEVVRVLPDWYVDDGNISIYYAEHKLLPGKTRAFVDFILEQFVGQGLGLQFSAI; translated from the coding sequence ATGGAGAGCTTTGGCGGTATCGAATGCTTTGTGCGCAGCGCCGAAGGCGGCAGCTTTGCCGAAGCGGCCCGGCACTTGAGCCTGACCCCGGCAGCGGTAGGAAAAAGCGTCGCCAAACTGGAAGTGCGCCTCGGTGTGCGTCTGTTCCAGCGCAGCACCCGCCGCCTGGCCTTGACCGAAGCCGGCAAGCTGTTCCTCGAAGAGGTCAGCGGCAGCCTCACCACCATCCAGAACGCCGTGGCCAACCTGGCCAGCGCCGAAGGGCGGCCGGTGGGCACGCTCAAGGTCAGCATGGGCACGGTATTTGGCAACCGCTATGTGGTGCCGCTGCTGGGGGCGTTTATGCAGCGCTTTCCGGATATCCGCCCGGACTGGCATTTCGATAACCGCCAGGTCGACCTGATCGGCCAGGGCTTCGATGCCGCCATCGGCGGTGGTTTTGAACTGCCCCAGGGCGTGGTGGCGCGCAAGTTGGCCCCCGCCCATCGGGTGCTGGTGGCATCGCCGGATTACCTGGCGCAACGCCCAGCGGTTTTGCTGCCCGAAGACTTGTCGCGGTGCAGCGGCATTCTCATCCGCTCACCGCAAACCGGCCGCGTGCGCTCCTGGCAACTGACCAGCCTGGCCCGCGAACAGCGCCCGCTGCAGCTCAAGCCCGGCATGACCATGAGTGACTCCGAAGCCGCCTGCTGTGCCAGCGCCCAAGGCCTGGGTATCGCGCTGGTAAGCATGCCGATGGCGGTGCCGTTTCTGCACAGTGGCGAGGTGGTGCGGGTGTTGCCCGACTGGTACGTCGACGACGGCAACATCTCCATCTACTACGCCGAACACAAACTGCTGCCGGGCAAGACCCGGGCGTTTGTGGATTTCATCCTCGAGCAGTTTGTGGGGCAGGGCCTGGGCCTGCAGTTCAGCGCAATCTGA
- a CDS encoding aspartate/glutamate racemase family protein: MRILVVNVNTTESITETIAQQARAVASPGTEIVGLTPYFGAESVEGNFESYLAAIAVMDRVMAYDQPFDAVIQAGYGEHGREGLQELLDVPVVDITEAAASTAMFLGHAYSVVTTLDRTVPLIEDRLKLAGLYQRCASVRASGMAVLELEEDPLAAMEAIVRQAELAIREDKAEVICLGCGGMAGLDEQIRQRTGVPVVDGVTAAVTIAESLVRLGLSTSKIRTYATPRPKKVIGWPTRFGH, translated from the coding sequence ATGCGCATCCTCGTGGTCAACGTCAACACCACCGAATCCATTACCGAAACCATCGCCCAACAAGCGCGGGCCGTGGCGTCGCCAGGCACCGAGATTGTCGGGCTCACCCCCTACTTCGGGGCTGAATCGGTGGAGGGCAATTTTGAAAGCTACCTGGCGGCCATCGCCGTCATGGACCGGGTGATGGCCTATGACCAGCCCTTCGATGCGGTAATCCAGGCCGGTTATGGCGAACATGGCCGCGAAGGCTTGCAGGAGTTGCTCGACGTGCCGGTGGTGGACATCACTGAAGCGGCGGCCAGCACGGCGATGTTCCTCGGCCATGCCTACTCCGTGGTGACCACCCTGGACCGTACGGTGCCGCTGATCGAGGACCGCCTGAAGCTGGCCGGGCTGTACCAGCGCTGCGCCTCGGTGCGCGCCAGTGGCATGGCGGTGCTGGAGCTGGAAGAAGACCCATTGGCCGCCATGGAAGCCATCGTGCGCCAGGCAGAGCTGGCGATCCGCGAGGACAAGGCCGAAGTGATCTGCCTGGGCTGCGGCGGCATGGCCGGGCTGGATGAGCAGATTCGCCAACGCACCGGGGTGCCGGTGGTGGACGGGGTAACGGCAGCGGTGACCATTGCCGAATCCCTGGTGCGGTTGGGGTTGTCGACATCGAAGATCAGGACTTACGCGACACCACGGCCGAAGAAAGTCATTGGCTGGCCGACCCGGTTCGGCCACTGA